Proteins co-encoded in one Gossypium arboreum isolate Shixiya-1 chromosome 11, ASM2569848v2, whole genome shotgun sequence genomic window:
- the LOC108488145 gene encoding uncharacterized protein LOC108488145, which yields MVNLYQRRVARADMCPRCKVYSENLWHVFVGCSVATELWNGLDLAWINQRKPKEWLDWLTWFFHKCGETQRRLFVCGIWVLWRDRNRNLHEGKSYTWKDIAKYDIENWKASENPIIKINFDALFDSTTYRSVSGIVARSGNGEVEISKSHMHLAVDTAFDVEAIAYYDAVLTGLEMGYTKVVIKGDSKSIITKCMVQSVDKSQVSAHIRNIQREKSKFQIITFRYAPRSANCLAHIIATTSLKEMKMIYLHGEVPGYANRQWLLEHPRESN from the exons ATGGTCAATCTATATCAGCGAAGAGTGGCCCGTGCTGATATGTGTCCCAGATGCAAAGTTTATTCTGAGAATTTGTGGCATGTTTTTGTTGGATGTTCTGTGGCAACAGAGTTATGGAATGGATTAGATCTTGCATGGATAAATCAAAGAAAACCCAAAGAATGGCTTGATTGGCTTACATGGTTCTTTCATAAATGCGGAGAAACTCAGCGTCGGTTATTTGTCTGTGGAATATGGGTCTTATGGCGTGACAGAAACAGAAACCTGCATGAGGGGAAGTCATATACATGGAAAGATATAGCAAAATAT GACATTGAAAATTGGAAAGCCTCAGAGAATCCAATAATTAAAATCAATTTTGATGCCTTGTTCGATAGCACAACTTACAGATCGGTATCGGGGATAGTGGCGAGATCTGGAAATGGGGAGGTTGAAATTTCTAAATCTCACATGCACCTAGCGGTAGATACGGCTTTTGACGTAGAGGCAATTGCCTACTATGACGCTGTCCTTACTGGCTTAGAAATGGGCTACACAAAGGTTGTTATTAAGGGCGACTCCAAGTCCATCATAACCAAATGCATGGTGCAATCAGTGGACAAATCGCAAGTTAGTGCACATATTCGAAATATTCAAAGAGAAAAAAGCAAATTTCAGATCATTACTTTCCGTTATGCTCCCAGATCGGCTAATTGCTTAGCCCACATCATTGCGACAACAAGCTTGAAGGAAATGAAGATGATTTACCTTCATGGAGAGGTCCCTGGATACGCCAACCGTCAATGGCTACTGGAGCATCCACGAGAATCGAACTGA